Proteins from a single region of Chrysemys picta bellii isolate R12L10 chromosome 25, ASM1138683v2, whole genome shotgun sequence:
- the LOC101952357 gene encoding interleukin-6 receptor subunit beta-like isoform X1, whose protein sequence is MWLNLMLSWIFSLGISRSGANSPRPGPGNRVPTPQPSCGTLSLHPTVACLGTPLTASCTLDPSCLQIGHARPGDIVWRLNGETRQLPLNQSIAGNGTVTVVTVLRAERPHGELSCYLPHRSSLHLLGLAEYQAGVPPGDLQVEHCVSFWGGNITCYWDPGPETYLPTTYTLHVTEEAGHCLWKFRDTGTCVSSRESPSCTIPVENLFASFQVRLTAVNLLGRASAADKCVHGMSIVKLSPPEVSATADRSDCFRLAWRQPNEELLRVTDARYEIRYRDVDGASWMQVDVTAAEDAPASKEVCGVSPFTSYSIQVRALYRSDTFPWSDGGPSWSAWSHERFVRTLPAAPSRGPALWRKIATPDSDGRSEIILMWKPLQPKEANGRILTYSLRWQRRGEPAVLLACLTRSLQCALELPASEEHIFFLTASNSVGESPASKLLIPAVQAQAAQGLGGERQTVLPPQQRGHPKPSPGRASLSTIPGLLSVPPLLPLLVSPASNRSLLLQWDPPGFAAAAYVFEWGRASENRGQNSSWRYEPGNISRAVLAEAIEPGYLYSLTLFALSDGAVQAAGSTSTYSKQIAPFRAPTLHPTRVWPSQVEVQWEEVPLEEQGGFIRNYTISYEEQGKDAQAVVVNGSVRRYLIAGLAPDSVVRVGISISNDGGSTQGSVLSIRTRSLDDGKVELLLSSLCVGLVVLLITAALACVLKHPLIQGCLWPQVPDPAKSHLASWLPQKMWLDLGNFPVQQSKEQRVGYPDFPFRGVSGIICGQQEEMMMCKSFLESTWTPEVSSAGDKYRQPLQTIFLQGDVTTPDHSQARRQSKVEYSTVIVWAYPGDAPPSSTAPWPQPTPQSPESSGPSREPGWKICFQSPSCEPLDGSCWRCSQQQDGGPASLGAFPLLRTLVVEGSGDLQPNGDHPAGALSSVTP, encoded by the exons ATGTGGCTGAATCTGATGTTGTCCTGGATCTTCTCACTTGGCATCTCCAGGTCAG GAGCGAACAGCCCGAGGCCTGGTCCTGGCAACAGAGTCCCTACTCCGCAGCCCAGCTGTGGCACGCTTAGCCTGCACCCCACAGTAGCCTGTCTCGGCACCCCATTGACGGCCTCCTGCACCCTCGACCCCAGCTGCCTGCAGATCGGCCATGCCCGCCCGGGTGATATTGTCTGGAGATTGAACGGAGAGACTAGGCAGCTGCCACTGAACCAGAGCATTGCGGGAAACGGCACAGTCACCGTGGTCACCGTTCTCCGGGCAGAGCGGCCCCATGGGGAGCTGAGCTGTTACCTGCCTCACCGGAGCAGTCTGCACCTGCTGGGTCTGGCCGAGTACCAGGCTGGAG TCCCGCCAGGAGATCTGCAGGTGGAACATTGCGTCAGCTTCTGGGGGGGGAACATCACCTGCTATTGGGACCCTGGGCCGGAGACCTACCTTCCAACCACATACACCCTCCACGTCACTGA AGAAGCAGGGCACTGCCTCTGGAAGTTCAGAGACACCGGGACGTGCGTCTCCAGCCGAGAGAGCCCTTCCTGCACCATCCCTGTGGAGAACCTCTTTGCCTCTTTCCAAGTGAGGCTAACGGCCGTGAATCTGCTGGGCCGGGCCAGCGCCGCAGACAAGTGCGTGCACGGAATGAGCATTG TGAAGCTGAGCCCGCCCGAGGTCAGCGCCACGGCGGACAGGAGCGACTGCTTCCGCCTGGCGTGGCGGCAGCCCAACGAGGAGCTGCTGCGTGTGACGGACGCGCGGTATGAGATCCGGTACCGCGACGTGGACGGGGCATCCTGGATGCAG GTGGATGTCACAGCCGCAGAGGACGCGCCCGCATCGAAGGAAGTCTGTGGCGTCTCGCCGTTCACCAGCTACTCTATCCAGGTGCGAGCGCTGTACCGGAGCGACACCTTCCCCTGGAGCGACGGGGGACCCTCCTGGAGCGCCTGGAGTCATGAGCGATTTGTGAGGACTCTGCCCGCGG CCCCGTCCAGAGGGCCGGCTCTTTGGAGGAAAATAGCCACGCCCGACTCTGACGGGAGGAGTGAGATCATTCTGATGTGGAAG CCCCTGCAGCCAAAGGAAGCCAACGGCAGGATCCTGACCTACAGTCTCCGCTGGCAGCGAAGGGGGGAGCCGGCTGTCCTGCTGGCATGCCTCACCCGCTCCCTGCAGTGCGCTCTGGAGCTGCCGGCCTCCGAGGAGCACATCTTCTTCCTCACCGCCAGCAATTCTGTGGGCGAGTCCCCCGCTAGCAAGCTGTTGATCCCGGCCGTGCAGGCCCAAGCAG cacagggtctggggggagagaggcaaaCTGTCCTTCCCCCACAGCAACGTGGGCACCCGAAGCCCAGCCCTGGGCGTGCCTCGCTCTCCACTATCCCCGGTCTCCTTTCAGTGCCGCCGCTGCTGCCACTCCTGGTCTCTCCGGCGAGCAACCGCAGCCTCCTCCTGCAGTGGGATCCCCCTGGCTTCGCCGCAGCAGCCTATGTCTTCGAGTGGGGCCGGGCGTCTGAGAACCGGGGGCAGAACAGCAGCTGGCGCTACGAGCCGGGGAACATCAGCAGGGCGGTCCTGGCAG AGGCAATTGAGCCGGGATATCTCTACAGCCTGACACTCTTTGCCCTGAGCGACGGAGCCGTCCAGGCTGCAGGCTCTACAAGCACTTACTCCAAGCAGATCG CTCCATTCCGTGCCCCAACGCTGCATCCCACCCGTGTCTGGCCATCCCAGGTGGAGGTGCAGTGGGAGGAGGTCCCATTGGAGGAGCAAGGCGGCTTCATCCGGAACTACACCATCTCCTACGAGGAGCAGGGAAAAGACGCCCAGG CCGTGGTGGTGAACGGCTCCGTCCGTCGCTATCTCATCGCGGGCCTGGCTCCTGACTCCGTGGTGAGGGTGGGCATCTCCATCAGCAACGACGGGGGAAGCACGCAGGGCTCTGTCCTCTCCATCAGAACCAGAAGCCTTG ACGATGGGAAGGTCGAACTGTTGCTGTCCTCCCTGTGCGTGGGGCTAGTCGTCCTGCTCATCACGGCCGCTCTGGCCTGCGTCCTCAAGCACCCTCT AATACAGGGCTGCCTGTGGCCGCAAGTCCCCGACCCTGCTAAAAGCCACCTGGCTAGCTGGCTGCCACAGAAAATGTGGCTG GACTTGGGGAACTTCCCAGTGCAGCAGAGCAAGGAGCAGAGAGTGGGGTATCCCGACTTCCCGTTCCGGGGGGTCTCGGGAATCATCTGTGGCCAGCAGGAGGAGATGATGATGTGCAAGTCCTTCCTGGAAAGCACCTGGACACCAGAGGTCTCTAGCGCTGGAGATAAATACAGGCAGCCTCTCCAGACCATCTTCCTCCAGGGAGACGTGACCACCCCAGACCATTCCCAGGCAAGACGCCAAAGCAAGGTGGAATATTCCACAGTGATCGTCTGGGCATATCCCGGTGATGCACCACCAAGCTCTACTGCTCCCTGGCCCCAACCTACCCCTCAGAGCCCAGAGAGCTCTGGTCCCAGCCGGGAGCCTGGCTGGAAGATCTGCTTCCAAAGCCCATCCTGTGAGCCCCTGGATGGGTCATGCTGGCGATGCAGCCAACAGCAGGATGGAGGGCCCGCTTCCTTGGGGGCATTTCCGCTCCTGAGGACCCTGGTTGTGGAGGGATCTGGAGACCTCCAGCCTAACGGAGATCACCCTGCGGGCGCGCTCAGCTCAGTGACGCCCTAA
- the LOC101952357 gene encoding interleukin-6 receptor subunit beta-like isoform X2 — MWLNLMLSWIFSLGISRSGANSPRPGPGNRVPTPQPSCGTLSLHPTVACLGTPLTASCTLDPSCLQIGHARPGDIVWRLNGETRQLPLNQSIAGNGTVTVVTVLRAERPHGELSCYLPHRSSLHLLGLAEYQAGVPPGDLQVEHCVSFWGGNITCYWDPGPETYLPTTYTLHVTEEAGHCLWKFRDTGTCVSSRESPSCTIPVENLFASFQVRLTAVNLLGRASAADKCVHGMSIVKLSPPEVSATADRSDCFRLAWRQPNEELLRVTDARYEIRYRDVDGASWMQVDVTAAEDAPASKEVCGVSPFTSYSIQVRALYRSDTFPWSDGGPSWSAWSHERFVRTLPAAPSRGPALWRKIATPDSDGRSEIILMWKPLQPKEANGRILTYSLRWQRRGEPAVLLACLTRSLQCALELPASEEHIFFLTASNSVGESPASKLLIPAVQAQAVPPLLPLLVSPASNRSLLLQWDPPGFAAAAYVFEWGRASENRGQNSSWRYEPGNISRAVLAEAIEPGYLYSLTLFALSDGAVQAAGSTSTYSKQIAPFRAPTLHPTRVWPSQVEVQWEEVPLEEQGGFIRNYTISYEEQGKDAQAVVVNGSVRRYLIAGLAPDSVVRVGISISNDGGSTQGSVLSIRTRSLDDGKVELLLSSLCVGLVVLLITAALACVLKHPLIQGCLWPQVPDPAKSHLASWLPQKMWLDLGNFPVQQSKEQRVGYPDFPFRGVSGIICGQQEEMMMCKSFLESTWTPEVSSAGDKYRQPLQTIFLQGDVTTPDHSQARRQSKVEYSTVIVWAYPGDAPPSSTAPWPQPTPQSPESSGPSREPGWKICFQSPSCEPLDGSCWRCSQQQDGGPASLGAFPLLRTLVVEGSGDLQPNGDHPAGALSSVTP, encoded by the exons ATGTGGCTGAATCTGATGTTGTCCTGGATCTTCTCACTTGGCATCTCCAGGTCAG GAGCGAACAGCCCGAGGCCTGGTCCTGGCAACAGAGTCCCTACTCCGCAGCCCAGCTGTGGCACGCTTAGCCTGCACCCCACAGTAGCCTGTCTCGGCACCCCATTGACGGCCTCCTGCACCCTCGACCCCAGCTGCCTGCAGATCGGCCATGCCCGCCCGGGTGATATTGTCTGGAGATTGAACGGAGAGACTAGGCAGCTGCCACTGAACCAGAGCATTGCGGGAAACGGCACAGTCACCGTGGTCACCGTTCTCCGGGCAGAGCGGCCCCATGGGGAGCTGAGCTGTTACCTGCCTCACCGGAGCAGTCTGCACCTGCTGGGTCTGGCCGAGTACCAGGCTGGAG TCCCGCCAGGAGATCTGCAGGTGGAACATTGCGTCAGCTTCTGGGGGGGGAACATCACCTGCTATTGGGACCCTGGGCCGGAGACCTACCTTCCAACCACATACACCCTCCACGTCACTGA AGAAGCAGGGCACTGCCTCTGGAAGTTCAGAGACACCGGGACGTGCGTCTCCAGCCGAGAGAGCCCTTCCTGCACCATCCCTGTGGAGAACCTCTTTGCCTCTTTCCAAGTGAGGCTAACGGCCGTGAATCTGCTGGGCCGGGCCAGCGCCGCAGACAAGTGCGTGCACGGAATGAGCATTG TGAAGCTGAGCCCGCCCGAGGTCAGCGCCACGGCGGACAGGAGCGACTGCTTCCGCCTGGCGTGGCGGCAGCCCAACGAGGAGCTGCTGCGTGTGACGGACGCGCGGTATGAGATCCGGTACCGCGACGTGGACGGGGCATCCTGGATGCAG GTGGATGTCACAGCCGCAGAGGACGCGCCCGCATCGAAGGAAGTCTGTGGCGTCTCGCCGTTCACCAGCTACTCTATCCAGGTGCGAGCGCTGTACCGGAGCGACACCTTCCCCTGGAGCGACGGGGGACCCTCCTGGAGCGCCTGGAGTCATGAGCGATTTGTGAGGACTCTGCCCGCGG CCCCGTCCAGAGGGCCGGCTCTTTGGAGGAAAATAGCCACGCCCGACTCTGACGGGAGGAGTGAGATCATTCTGATGTGGAAG CCCCTGCAGCCAAAGGAAGCCAACGGCAGGATCCTGACCTACAGTCTCCGCTGGCAGCGAAGGGGGGAGCCGGCTGTCCTGCTGGCATGCCTCACCCGCTCCCTGCAGTGCGCTCTGGAGCTGCCGGCCTCCGAGGAGCACATCTTCTTCCTCACCGCCAGCAATTCTGTGGGCGAGTCCCCCGCTAGCAAGCTGTTGATCCCGGCCGTGCAGGCCCAAGCAG TGCCGCCGCTGCTGCCACTCCTGGTCTCTCCGGCGAGCAACCGCAGCCTCCTCCTGCAGTGGGATCCCCCTGGCTTCGCCGCAGCAGCCTATGTCTTCGAGTGGGGCCGGGCGTCTGAGAACCGGGGGCAGAACAGCAGCTGGCGCTACGAGCCGGGGAACATCAGCAGGGCGGTCCTGGCAG AGGCAATTGAGCCGGGATATCTCTACAGCCTGACACTCTTTGCCCTGAGCGACGGAGCCGTCCAGGCTGCAGGCTCTACAAGCACTTACTCCAAGCAGATCG CTCCATTCCGTGCCCCAACGCTGCATCCCACCCGTGTCTGGCCATCCCAGGTGGAGGTGCAGTGGGAGGAGGTCCCATTGGAGGAGCAAGGCGGCTTCATCCGGAACTACACCATCTCCTACGAGGAGCAGGGAAAAGACGCCCAGG CCGTGGTGGTGAACGGCTCCGTCCGTCGCTATCTCATCGCGGGCCTGGCTCCTGACTCCGTGGTGAGGGTGGGCATCTCCATCAGCAACGACGGGGGAAGCACGCAGGGCTCTGTCCTCTCCATCAGAACCAGAAGCCTTG ACGATGGGAAGGTCGAACTGTTGCTGTCCTCCCTGTGCGTGGGGCTAGTCGTCCTGCTCATCACGGCCGCTCTGGCCTGCGTCCTCAAGCACCCTCT AATACAGGGCTGCCTGTGGCCGCAAGTCCCCGACCCTGCTAAAAGCCACCTGGCTAGCTGGCTGCCACAGAAAATGTGGCTG GACTTGGGGAACTTCCCAGTGCAGCAGAGCAAGGAGCAGAGAGTGGGGTATCCCGACTTCCCGTTCCGGGGGGTCTCGGGAATCATCTGTGGCCAGCAGGAGGAGATGATGATGTGCAAGTCCTTCCTGGAAAGCACCTGGACACCAGAGGTCTCTAGCGCTGGAGATAAATACAGGCAGCCTCTCCAGACCATCTTCCTCCAGGGAGACGTGACCACCCCAGACCATTCCCAGGCAAGACGCCAAAGCAAGGTGGAATATTCCACAGTGATCGTCTGGGCATATCCCGGTGATGCACCACCAAGCTCTACTGCTCCCTGGCCCCAACCTACCCCTCAGAGCCCAGAGAGCTCTGGTCCCAGCCGGGAGCCTGGCTGGAAGATCTGCTTCCAAAGCCCATCCTGTGAGCCCCTGGATGGGTCATGCTGGCGATGCAGCCAACAGCAGGATGGAGGGCCCGCTTCCTTGGGGGCATTTCCGCTCCTGAGGACCCTGGTTGTGGAGGGATCTGGAGACCTCCAGCCTAACGGAGATCACCCTGCGGGCGCGCTCAGCTCAGTGACGCCCTAA